In Runella sp. SP2, the genomic window GCGTTGCTTTCGTATATTCCACTCCTGTGGCCACATCCGTAAGTGTGTATTGATTGCCGCTAATGTTTACCTCGTTCATCCCTGTTTTAGGGAAATCAGTACTGGTTTGCCAGTTTAAATCAAAACAAGGGTTTGTCAACGCCCCTTTATAATCCATCGAAATACACGAGACGGTCGTCCATGCTTGGGTCACTTGGCGCGCCGTTGGCGTTCCTGTGGGGATGTATTTTACATTGAGTGACACCACACCACTGGTCGCATTTTCGGTACTTCCTGTCAAATTCTGGGCCGTGTAGCGGTTGTCAGATGCGGGAGCAACAGATGAAAAAGCTTCTTGCGAAACAATTTGTGGGTTTGTCAAAAGGGTTGCGTTGTAATTGAAGCGGTAATTGGCATCTCCCATCAAGAAAGCACTTTCGGCATCCGCAGCGCGTACTTCCACCCTCAATACTAATTTTTTGGTTTCACAATCAAAGCTTTTTACCGATAACCGTACGCCGAATTTGGCCTTACTTGCCTGACAAAACTGATCAGCACACACGGTTAGGTTTTCAAAAACCTTGGCTGAGGCCACATTTTTAGTTGTGTAGGCAAAAGGGGTAGCAGTTGTTACGATTACCTCGTTCATACCCGTTCTTGGAAAATCTGTATCTTTTTGCCACGCAAGTGTGTAGCAACCTGTTATGGCAAGGACATCAAACGACAAACAGCTCACCGTTGTCCAGTCAGTTGTTACTTGCCTTGCTCCTGCCCTGCCTGCAAAAATGGTATTTAGAGAAACTATACCATTTGTAGCCCCCGCCGTACTTCCTTCTAGGTTCTGAGATTGGTAGGCAATTTGGCTAGCGGGTGCATTTCCTGAGAAATTTTCTTCGCTTACAATCGTGGGGTTGGCCAATTGTTGGGTACTATACCGAAAACGATAATTCGCATCTCCCATTAGGAATGTACTATCGGCGTTATTGGCCTTAACTTGGACTTGCACTACCATTTTTTTGGTAACGCAATCAAATGATTTGAGACTCAATCGCACTGCAAAAGAGCCTTTTTGGGCATGGGTCGCAATCGACACCAATAGCAAGCCAACGGCTGCCAACAGTCGTACAAATTGTTTCATCGGAAAAGGGGTATTTGTAATGGAAGATGTAAACGATAAGCAGGTAGTGCTCACACCACGAGCAACCGTTCTGAGGAAGAGTCTAGAAAATAAAACACCTTGTTTCGCAGCTTCTCGGAGCCTTGAAAATG contains:
- a CDS encoding DUF11 domain-containing protein, which gives rise to MKQFVRLLAAVGLLLVSIATHAQKGSFAVRLSLKSFDCVTKKMVVQVQVKANNADSTFLMGDANYRFRYSTQQLANPTIVSEENFSGNAPASQIAYQSQNLEGSTAGATNGIVSLNTIFAGRAGARQVTTDWTTVSCLSFDVLAITGCYTLAWQKDTDFPRTGMNEVIVTTATPFAYTTKNVASAKVFENLTVCADQFCQASKAKFGVRLSVKSFDCETKKLVLRVEVRAADAESAFLMGDANYRFNYNATLLTNPQIVSQEAFSSVAPASDNRYTAQNLTGSTENATSGVVSLNVKYIPTGTPTARQVTQAWTTVSCISMDYKGALTNPCFDLNWQTSTDFPKTGMNEVNISGNQYTLTDVATGVEYTKATLCPAQRCAGKVADLSLSKKRISAAQATVGSTAIFKLTVKNDGPDSATNVVVTDSLPVALKWLSSSPALTPAGQVVTWSIASIAPGDSVELTINTQVLAEGVHFNRAEVTASDQDDPDSTPNNNSLLEDDIAHACVSVPIKLCSNQEITVTVPSFFTNVRWFKGTTQVGTGNSINLSEAGAYSISADAGSCPAEGCCPIIIEAIDCCPPNLCIPLVVKKTKSAGKPI